In Polynucleobacter arcticus, the following proteins share a genomic window:
- a CDS encoding Crp/Fnr family transcriptional regulator, whose product METKALKDRNYLFHSIPNADWERLLPHIEPVDLPLGKVLYEPGTKMSHVYFPSTAIVSLLYALENGSSAEIAVVGNEGAVGISIFMGGESTTSRAVVQSAGKGYRIKSSLILAEFNQSGPIMHLLLRYTQALITQMSQTAVCNRHHTLDQQFCRWLLLSLDRLTSNELIMTQELIANMLGVRREGVTEAALKVQAAGLIQYARGHITILDRAGLEHRTCECYQVVKTEYQRLLPEKMAV is encoded by the coding sequence ATGGAAACTAAAGCTCTAAAAGACCGTAATTACCTTTTCCATTCAATTCCTAATGCTGATTGGGAAAGATTGTTGCCCCATATTGAGCCCGTAGACCTTCCTCTGGGGAAAGTGTTGTATGAGCCAGGCACAAAAATGAGTCATGTTTATTTCCCTTCTACAGCTATCGTCTCCCTGCTCTATGCCTTAGAAAACGGCTCTTCAGCTGAGATAGCCGTAGTTGGCAATGAAGGCGCAGTAGGTATCTCGATTTTTATGGGTGGTGAATCGACCACTAGTAGAGCGGTCGTACAGAGCGCAGGAAAAGGTTACCGCATTAAATCCTCTCTCATTTTGGCTGAATTCAATCAGTCAGGCCCCATCATGCATTTACTTTTACGCTACACCCAAGCCTTAATTACCCAAATGTCTCAAACTGCTGTGTGCAATCGCCATCACACTTTAGATCAGCAGTTTTGTCGCTGGCTGCTCTTGAGCCTCGATCGCTTAACTAGCAATGAACTCATCATGACGCAAGAGCTGATCGCTAATATGCTCGGCGTTCGCAGAGAAGGTGTTACAGAAGCTGCGTTGAAGGTGCAGGCAGCCGGTCTCATTCAATATGCGCGGGGCCATATCACTATCTTAGATCGCGCAGGACTTGAGCATCGTACTTGCGAATGCTATCAAGTCGTGAAAACGGAATATCAGCGTCTTCTTCCAGAAAAAATGGCCGTTTAG
- a CDS encoding outer membrane protein has translation MNKKLLAAALFSVAATGAMAQANPFEGPSVGVSVSSVGGSTDLSGTRSANMGQQSVVPTVEAGYAFGVSKEIALGLAGTYDLADTKGGTSGTANLVGKKHWSINFKPGYVLGTSTMLYALLGYNRMQGTFNDLGVSGASNLNGIGYGIGLQALLDKNVYVKIEGQQVKYNTANVSGITYKPSTTIATIGIGYKF, from the coding sequence ATGAACAAGAAATTATTAGCAGCCGCACTTTTTTCAGTTGCAGCCACAGGCGCAATGGCTCAGGCCAATCCGTTTGAAGGCCCCTCAGTTGGCGTTTCTGTGAGCTCAGTTGGTGGAAGCACTGATTTATCAGGCACTCGATCAGCTAATATGGGTCAGCAATCAGTAGTGCCTACTGTTGAAGCTGGATATGCATTTGGCGTTAGCAAAGAAATTGCCTTGGGCCTTGCTGGAACCTATGACTTAGCAGATACTAAAGGTGGTACATCAGGCACCGCTAACCTAGTTGGTAAAAAACATTGGAGTATTAACTTTAAGCCGGGCTACGTACTTGGTACGAGCACTATGCTGTACGCATTGCTTGGTTATAACCGCATGCAAGGCACCTTTAATGATCTAGGCGTCTCAGGCGCAAGCAATCTTAACGGTATTGGTTATGGTATCGGACTTCAGGCTTTGTTAGACAAAAATGTGTATGTCAAAATTGAAGGTCAACAAGTTAAGTACAACACTGCAAATGTATCCGGTATCACTTATAAGCCAAGTACAACTATTGCAACCATAGGTATTGGTTACAAATTCTAA
- a CDS encoding BON domain-containing protein produces MSLIKKISVLAFTGILISLTACAATETKESTGQYVDNSVLTAKVKTAIFNEPTLKSSEISVETFKGEVQLSGFVSSIAQTNKAVEVAKGVPGVTSVKNDMRVKGSNNPFYK; encoded by the coding sequence ATGAGCCTAATTAAAAAAATCTCTGTTTTAGCATTCACCGGTATCTTGATTTCTCTTACTGCCTGCGCAGCAACAGAAACCAAGGAGAGCACTGGGCAATATGTCGATAACAGCGTTCTTACTGCCAAAGTGAAGACTGCTATTTTCAACGAGCCTACATTGAAATCCTCAGAAATTTCTGTTGAAACATTCAAAGGTGAAGTTCAGTTAAGTGGCTTCGTCAGTTCCATTGCTCAAACTAACAAAGCAGTCGAAGTCGCTAAGGGTGTGCCTGGAGTGACTTCTGTAAAAAATGATATGCGTGTGAAGGGCAGCAATAACCCTTTTTACAAGTAA
- a CDS encoding CsbD family protein yields MNKDQVKGRIEEVKGAVKEVAGNIVGNKSLETEGIVQKNIGKVQAGLGDIKSDVKSKL; encoded by the coding sequence ATGAATAAAGATCAAGTTAAAGGCCGCATTGAAGAAGTTAAGGGCGCAGTAAAAGAAGTTGCGGGCAATATTGTTGGCAATAAGTCTCTTGAGACTGAGGGCATTGTTCAAAAGAATATTGGAAAAGTACAAGCAGGTCTCGGTGACATTAAGTCTGATGTGAAGAGCAAGCTTTAA
- a CDS encoding COG4315 family predicted lipoprotein, which yields MNIFKKLGFAMLVVSSLAACVSLSGGQSIVKTEDGVLVSTNNMTLYTFDGDQAGSGKSTCNGGCAINWPPLLVDVNSTSYGSYSIIKRDDGKQQFAYKGKPLYYYSLDKKPGERNGDNALNGAWHIVRM from the coding sequence ATGAATATTTTCAAAAAACTTGGCTTTGCAATGCTAGTTGTCAGTAGTTTGGCTGCTTGTGTCTCATTATCGGGCGGTCAGAGTATTGTCAAGACGGAAGATGGAGTACTTGTTAGCACCAATAACATGACTCTATACACCTTTGATGGCGATCAGGCTGGTTCTGGAAAATCAACTTGCAATGGAGGTTGTGCAATCAACTGGCCTCCTTTATTGGTTGATGTGAACTCTACTTCCTATGGTAGCTATTCAATCATTAAACGTGATGATGGCAAGCAGCAGTTTGCTTACAAAGGAAAGCCGTTGTATTACTACTCATTAGATAAAAAACCTGGTGAGCGTAATGGCGACAATGCTCTCAATGGAGCTTGGCACATCGTCAGGATGTAA
- a CDS encoding IS3 family transposase (programmed frameshift) codes for MSKYSKQFKLKVVKEFLKSGGLKRVSHLFEISHSDVRKWALAYQARGHSGLNPSYQRHSPQFKVQVLEYMAQYQISARPAAAHFGIGSMTTILQWQKLYNEGGITALANRQRGQPPMSQFNIKALLKKPISELTPAELRRRLGYAEAQAAYLKKFRSLSSEQSSKREQAQVITELRPHYRLPDLLLIAKMAKSVYYYWRAASSKADPYQGAKEHITQIFNAHRGRYGYRRVHLELRNQQQYLNHKTVQKLMGQLGLKSLVRPKRYQSYKGSVGKAAPNLLERNFIAKAPNQKWVTDVTEFNIKGERVYLSPILDLYNQEIISYEIADRPQISSVMQMLKSAFKRLKNEDRPVLHSDQGWQYQMGLYQQALHQQGITQSMSRKGNCLDNAVMENWFGIMKTEFFYRKRFESVESFKAELKKYIHYYNHDRIKQKLKGLSPVNYRTQSLVLT; via the exons ATGAGCAAGTACAGCAAGCAGTTCAAGCTAAAGGTAGTTAAAGAGTTTCTAAAGTCAGGTGGTCTTAAGCGGGTAAGTCACTTATTTGAGATTAGTCACTCAGATGTCCGCAAATGGGCTTTAGCCTATCAAGCACGTGGCCATAGTGGTCTTAATCCTAGCTACCAACGCCACTCCCCGCAGTTCAAAGTACAGGTTCTAGAGTACATGGCACAGTATCAGATATCAGCTAGGCCAGCTGCTGCCCACTTTGGGATTGGTAGTATGACCACCATTTTGCAATGGCAAAAACTCTACAATGAAGGCGGTATTACAGCCCTTGCCAATCGACAGAGAGGACAACCGCCGATGTCCCAATTTAATATCAAAGCATTACTCAAAAAGCCTATCTCGGAGCTCACGCCGGCAGAGTTGCGAAGACGTTTGGGGTATGCCGAAGCACAGGCTGCCTACCTAAAAAAGT TTAGAAGCCTTAGCTCAGAGCAAAGCAGTAAAAGAGAACAAGCCCAAGTAATTACTGAGCTAAGGCCGCATTACCGTTTACCAGACTTACTACTCATCGCCAAGATGGCTAAAAGCGTTTACTACTACTGGCGGGCAGCCAGTAGTAAAGCTGATCCTTATCAGGGGGCTAAAGAGCATATCACCCAGATCTTTAATGCCCATCGGGGTCGCTATGGCTATCGGCGGGTACATTTAGAGCTGCGTAATCAACAGCAATACCTAAACCACAAGACCGTGCAAAAGCTGATGGGCCAACTAGGACTGAAGTCCCTTGTGAGGCCCAAGCGCTATCAGTCTTATAAGGGGTCTGTGGGTAAGGCAGCCCCTAACTTGTTAGAGCGCAACTTTATAGCTAAAGCACCCAATCAAAAGTGGGTGACTGATGTGACTGAGTTCAATATCAAGGGCGAGCGAGTTTATCTCTCACCCATCCTGGATCTATATAACCAAGAGATCATCTCCTATGAGATTGCTGATCGACCACAGATTAGCTCAGTAATGCAGATGCTAAAGAGCGCCTTCAAACGACTCAAGAATGAAGACAGGCCAGTATTGCACTCAGACCAGGGCTGGCAATACCAAATGGGGCTGTATCAACAGGCCCTACACCAGCAAGGCATTACTCAAAGCATGTCTAGAAAAGGTAACTGCTTAGACAACGCAGTTATGGAAAACTGGTTTGGGATTATGAAGACCGAGTTCTTCTATCGGAAGAGGTTTGAAAGTGTCGAATCATTTAAAGCAGAACTAAAGAAATATATCCACTACTACAACCATGATCGAATCAAACAAAAACTAAAGGGATTAAGCCCGGTAAATTACCGAACCCAATCCCTCGTGCTAACCTAA
- a CDS encoding NAD(P)-dependent alcohol dehydrogenase: MSTTSSYAAQSATSLLAPFKIDRRDLGVNDVKIDIEFCGVCHTDIHYAKNEWGSTHYPVVPGHEIIGKVAALGSAVKHLKIGQRVGAGYMAGSCHQCPSCKAHLEQYCLKGFTTIFNSPTKDPGGFAYGGYAKNIVLDQHFVLSVPTGLDPAGAAPLLCAGITTYSPLMHWGVKPGMTVGIIGLGGLGHLGIKLSHAMGAKTIMITTSKTKALDAIKLGADEALISTDKIAMNRMLNQFDFLLNTIPVPHDFNPYLRLLKLDGTMCIVGSIGPTAELNTEPLVYGRRSIAGSIVGSITETQEMLYFCAKHHITANIEIIKMNEINVAFERMLKGDIKYRFVIDMSSLSVT; the protein is encoded by the coding sequence ATGTCTACTACCTCTAGTTACGCTGCTCAATCCGCAACATCATTACTGGCGCCCTTCAAGATCGATAGAAGAGATCTAGGTGTTAATGACGTCAAAATTGATATCGAATTCTGCGGGGTTTGCCACACAGATATTCATTATGCAAAAAATGAGTGGGGTAGTACGCACTATCCCGTCGTCCCCGGCCATGAGATTATTGGCAAAGTAGCAGCCCTAGGATCGGCAGTGAAACACCTCAAAATCGGTCAAAGGGTAGGCGCGGGCTACATGGCTGGATCATGCCATCAATGCCCCTCTTGTAAAGCCCATCTTGAGCAATATTGTCTAAAAGGTTTTACGACAATCTTCAATAGCCCCACAAAGGATCCTGGAGGCTTTGCTTATGGTGGCTATGCAAAAAACATTGTGCTTGACCAGCATTTTGTCTTATCAGTCCCAACCGGATTGGATCCCGCTGGTGCTGCTCCACTTCTATGCGCTGGTATCACGACCTATTCCCCATTAATGCATTGGGGGGTCAAACCGGGTATGACTGTAGGCATTATTGGCCTGGGAGGGCTGGGGCACTTGGGAATAAAACTCTCCCATGCCATGGGCGCAAAAACCATCATGATCACTACATCCAAAACAAAGGCTTTGGATGCCATTAAGCTAGGGGCGGATGAAGCACTCATATCGACCGACAAAATAGCGATGAACAGAATGCTGAATCAATTTGATTTTTTACTCAATACCATTCCTGTACCGCACGACTTTAACCCATACCTACGCTTATTGAAGCTCGATGGGACGATGTGTATCGTAGGTTCGATTGGCCCTACAGCTGAGCTCAATACGGAGCCTCTAGTCTATGGACGCAGAAGTATTGCTGGTTCTATAGTGGGTAGCATCACAGAGACCCAAGAAATGCTCTACTTTTGCGCTAAGCATCACATTACTGCCAACATTGAAATCATCAAAATGAATGAAATTAATGTGGCCTTTGAACGTATGCTAAAGGGTGATATTAAATACCGGTTTGTAATTGATATGAGTAGCCTAAGCGTCACGTAA
- the katG gene encoding catalase/peroxidase HPI yields the protein MTSSGTCPIAHGANIESGNTPMAWWPKSLNLDILHQQDVKTNPMGPSFNYRNELKKLDIQALKKDMTDLMTNSQDWWPADWGHYGGLMIRLAWHSAGSYRIADGRGGAGSGNQRFAPLNSWPDNTNLDKARRLLWPIKKKYGNKISWADLMILAGTIAYESMGLKTFGFSFGREDIWHPEKETYWGSEKEWLQKSGGEGSRYSGERVLENPLAAVMMGLIYVNPEGVDGNPDPLKTAQDIRVTFARMAMNDVETVALTAGGHTVGKAHGNGNADNLGPAPEGAPIDEQGLGWINHKTRGIGRDTVTSGIEGAWTPHPTQWDSDYFRLLLNYEWKLTKSTAGAWQYEPIDIKEEDRSVDVEDPSILTTPMMTDADMAMKMDPAYRKISEIFSKDQAYFSETFARAWYKLTHRDMGPKARYFGPDVPKEELIWQDPIPLGPKDYGVEAVKTKIKSSGLSISDMVTTAWDSARTFRGSDKRGGANGARIRLAPQKDWAGNEPERLARVLAIYEKIAKDCGVSIADTIVLAGNVGIEQATKAAGFNIAVPFTPGRGDATQEMTDIESFEVLEPLADGYRNWLKEHYVVQPEELLLDRTQLMGLTAQEMTALVGGMRVLGTNYGGINDGVFTDKVGTLSNDFFVNLTDMSYSWKPTGRNSYDIVERGTGKTKWTATRADLVFGSNSVLRAYAEVYAQDDNKQKFASDFIAAWTKVMNADLFS from the coding sequence ATGACATCATCAGGAACATGCCCCATCGCTCATGGAGCGAATATAGAGTCCGGCAACACACCGATGGCATGGTGGCCAAAATCACTCAATCTGGACATCCTTCATCAACAAGATGTGAAGACTAACCCAATGGGCCCATCCTTTAATTATCGAAATGAATTAAAAAAGTTAGACATCCAAGCGCTTAAAAAGGATATGACTGATCTGATGACCAATAGCCAGGATTGGTGGCCAGCAGACTGGGGACATTACGGTGGTCTCATGATTCGCTTGGCATGGCACTCTGCAGGCAGTTATCGCATTGCTGACGGTCGTGGTGGCGCAGGATCTGGCAACCAACGATTTGCACCATTAAATTCATGGCCAGACAATACGAATCTGGATAAAGCACGTCGCCTCCTATGGCCTATTAAAAAGAAATATGGCAATAAGATCAGTTGGGCTGACTTAATGATCCTGGCTGGAACCATTGCTTATGAATCCATGGGGCTTAAGACATTTGGCTTCTCGTTTGGTCGTGAAGATATTTGGCATCCAGAAAAAGAGACTTACTGGGGCTCCGAAAAGGAATGGTTGCAAAAAAGTGGTGGTGAAGGCAGTCGCTACAGCGGTGAGCGTGTTTTAGAAAATCCTTTAGCTGCTGTCATGATGGGGCTCATCTATGTCAACCCGGAAGGGGTGGATGGCAATCCAGATCCACTCAAAACTGCACAAGATATTCGGGTGACTTTTGCTCGCATGGCGATGAATGATGTGGAAACGGTTGCTCTTACTGCTGGCGGACATACTGTGGGTAAAGCCCACGGTAATGGCAATGCTGACAATTTAGGCCCAGCTCCAGAAGGCGCTCCAATTGATGAACAAGGACTTGGCTGGATAAATCACAAGACTCGCGGTATTGGCAGAGATACCGTTACCAGTGGTATTGAAGGCGCATGGACACCGCATCCAACCCAATGGGATAGCGACTATTTCCGCCTGTTACTCAATTACGAATGGAAGCTGACAAAGAGCACCGCAGGTGCTTGGCAATACGAGCCTATCGATATTAAGGAAGAAGATAGATCGGTAGATGTTGAAGATCCATCGATTCTTACTACCCCAATGATGACCGATGCAGATATGGCCATGAAAATGGATCCAGCCTATCGAAAAATCTCTGAAATATTCAGTAAAGACCAAGCCTACTTCTCAGAAACCTTTGCCAGAGCTTGGTATAAGTTAACTCACCGTGATATGGGTCCCAAAGCCAGATACTTTGGACCAGATGTACCTAAGGAAGAGTTGATCTGGCAAGACCCAATACCACTTGGTCCAAAAGACTACGGAGTCGAAGCAGTTAAGACCAAGATTAAATCCAGCGGTCTATCCATTAGCGATATGGTGACAACTGCATGGGATAGTGCTCGCACCTTTAGGGGATCTGATAAACGCGGTGGTGCCAATGGAGCGCGCATTCGTTTAGCACCCCAAAAAGACTGGGCAGGCAACGAACCTGAGCGCTTAGCAAGGGTTCTCGCGATCTACGAGAAAATTGCGAAAGATTGTGGAGTGAGCATTGCCGATACGATCGTTCTCGCAGGCAACGTGGGTATAGAGCAAGCTACTAAAGCTGCTGGCTTCAATATTGCTGTTCCGTTTACACCTGGTCGCGGTGATGCTACTCAAGAGATGACTGATATTGAGTCATTCGAAGTGCTGGAACCACTCGCCGATGGATATCGCAACTGGCTAAAAGAGCATTACGTAGTTCAGCCTGAGGAATTACTGCTAGACCGTACGCAATTAATGGGGTTAACCGCACAAGAAATGACGGCGCTAGTAGGTGGTATGCGTGTACTAGGCACGAATTATGGCGGCATAAATGATGGTGTGTTTACAGATAAAGTGGGTACATTAAGCAACGATTTCTTTGTCAACCTGACTGACATGAGTTACTCGTGGAAACCTACTGGCCGAAATAGCTACGACATTGTTGAACGCGGCACAGGTAAAACAAAATGGACCGCTACCCGAGCAGATCTAGTTTTTGGATCAAACTCGGTCTTACGTGCTTACGCAGAGGTCTATGCTCAAGACGATAATAAACAGAAATTTGCAAGCGACTTTATTGCAGCCTGGACTAAGGTAATGAACGCAGATCTTTTTAGTTAA
- a CDS encoding beta strand repeat-containing protein — MSYSQSQPGSAPGSTETGDGASATGINSTATGVKSNASGESATATGQNSSALSTNSIALGDSSTAGLDSSEGLGAIAVGFSSNASTNNAIALGANATSGAVIRRIEEVSGGAIAIGVQANAITLNSIALGVNSVAGDAEGKTTGSIAIGAGASATGDNSVAIGTNVRSSESNTILLGTDGLNTVVGGALSVTGTTTTNGLTNTGNVATTTLNTTGQATLNSATITNNATVGGTLAVTGVAATNGLTNTGNIGSTTLSTTGLATLRSAAITNNATVGGTLAVTGVATTNGLTNAGNVSTTTLSTTGQATLNSAAITNNATVGGTLAVTGVATTNGLTNTGNVATTTLSTAGLATLNSATITNNATVGGTLAVTGVATTNGLTNAGNVSTTTLNTTGQATLNSATITNNATVGGTLAVTGVATTNSLTNTGNVGSTTLSTTGQATLNSATITNNATVGGTLAVTGAATTNGLTNTGNVETTTLETSGLATLRSAAIANNASVGGSLTVAGSATTIGLTNTGNVATTTLNTTGLATLRSATITNNATVGGNLTVVGKIVNNDNVVSIGQNAIQMVSGAVGSATGVNDRITTDGLAPGGPDIHLGGTVISSGGVVGSTPVNVQVDGTLVANKGITVGGAAGTSTVNFNNNRLQNVASATAGTDAVNLSQVNSLIATMGSSVSQAQVTGIQNQVNNLQNQVNQNNLAAQRGIAGVSAIAGIPAIEAGKDFSIGVGLGNYISASAISVGAQARVAKSTVVKISAGTTTYGGVVTSAGVGFSF, encoded by the coding sequence TTGTCCTATTCTCAAAGTCAGCCGGGATCGGCTCCTGGATCTACTGAAACTGGTGATGGTGCATCGGCTACCGGAATCAATTCAACTGCAACAGGGGTCAAATCAAATGCCAGTGGTGAATCTGCGACGGCAACTGGTCAGAACTCTAGTGCTCTGAGTACAAACTCTATTGCACTTGGAGATAGCTCTACGGCTGGGTTGGATTCCAGCGAAGGTTTAGGCGCAATTGCAGTCGGATTCTCTTCGAATGCAAGTACTAACAATGCGATAGCACTGGGAGCGAATGCAACTTCCGGAGCGGTGATTAGAAGGATTGAGGAGGTATCTGGGGGAGCGATTGCGATTGGTGTTCAAGCCAACGCTATTACATTGAACTCTATTGCCTTGGGCGTGAATTCAGTAGCTGGTGATGCGGAGGGAAAGACAACCGGGTCTATTGCGATTGGTGCTGGGGCAAGTGCAACCGGAGATAATTCTGTCGCAATTGGCACTAACGTTAGGTCGAGTGAAAGTAATACTATATTGCTCGGCACAGATGGCTTGAATACTGTGGTCGGTGGAGCATTATCCGTAACCGGAACGACCACTACTAATGGACTGACTAATACTGGCAATGTTGCAACGACTACATTAAATACTACAGGTCAAGCAACATTAAATAGTGCCACTATCACTAATAACGCAACGGTCGGCGGGACGCTAGCCGTAACCGGAGTAGCTGCCACTAATGGCCTCACTAACACAGGCAACATAGGCAGTACAACTTTAAGCACTACAGGCCTAGCAACCTTAAGAAGCGCAGCAATTACGAATAATGCAACGGTTGGCGGAACACTAGCCGTAACCGGAGTAGCCACCACTAACGGCCTGACGAATGCTGGTAACGTTTCAACGACTACATTGAGTACTACAGGTCAAGCAACATTAAATAGTGCTGCGATCACCAATAATGCAACGGTCGGTGGAACACTAGCTGTAACCGGAGTAGCTACCACTAATGGCCTTACTAATACTGGCAATGTTGCAACGACTACATTGAGTACTGCAGGTCTTGCAACCCTTAACAGTGCCACTATCACCAATAACGCAACGGTCGGTGGAACGCTAGCTGTAACCGGAGTAGCCACCACTAACGGCCTGACGAATGCTGGTAACGTTTCAACGACTACATTAAATACTACAGGTCAAGCAACATTAAATAGTGCCACTATCACCAATAACGCAACGGTCGGTGGAACGCTAGCCGTAACCGGAGTAGCTACCACTAATAGCCTCACTAACACAGGCAACGTAGGTAGTACAACTTTGAGCACCACAGGTCAAGCAACATTAAACAGTGCAACTATTACCAATAATGCAACGGTCGGCGGGACGCTAGCCGTAACCGGAGCGGCCACTACTAATGGTCTGACTAATACTGGCAATGTTGAAACGACTACATTAGAAACTTCAGGCCTTGCAACCTTAAGAAGCGCTGCAATTGCTAATAATGCTAGTGTAGGAGGTAGCCTTACGGTTGCTGGATCAGCTACCACAATTGGCCTGACAAATACCGGCAATGTTGCAACGACCACATTAAATACTACAGGCCTTGCAACCCTAAGAAGTGCAACGATTACCAATAATGCGACAGTCGGTGGAAACCTTACTGTCGTCGGAAAGATTGTTAACAATGACAACGTAGTTTCTATTGGGCAAAATGCAATTCAGATGGTGTCTGGTGCAGTAGGTTCAGCTACTGGTGTAAATGATCGCATTACCACTGATGGTCTAGCACCTGGTGGACCTGATATTCATCTGGGTGGCACAGTAATTAGTAGTGGTGGAGTAGTTGGTTCAACCCCGGTAAATGTTCAAGTAGATGGAACATTAGTTGCCAATAAAGGAATTACTGTTGGCGGTGCAGCAGGGACATCCACTGTTAATTTCAATAATAATCGTCTCCAAAATGTTGCCTCTGCAACAGCTGGTACAGATGCTGTTAATTTATCTCAGGTCAATTCATTAATTGCTACGATGGGTTCATCTGTCAGCCAGGCTCAAGTTACCGGCATCCAGAATCAGGTTAATAATCTGCAAAATCAAGTCAATCAAAATAATTTAGCTGCACAGCGGGGAATCGCAGGCGTTAGTGCCATTGCAGGTATACCAGCTATTGAGGCTGGCAAAGACTTTAGTATTGGAGTTGGGTTAGGTAACTATATCAGCGCAAGCGCTATTTCAGTGGGAGCGCAGGCTCGAGTAGCAAAGTCAACAGTAGTCAAAATTTCAGCTGGTACAACGACGTATGGAGGTGTTGTTACTTCTGCTGGTGTAGGGTTTAGCTTCTAA